Proteins encoded within one genomic window of Insulibacter thermoxylanivorax:
- a CDS encoding LacI family DNA-binding transcriptional regulator — translation MATIKDVAERVGVSVTTVSRVLNNRGYLSEDLKRRVYQAMEELNYQPNELARSLFRKKSNIIGLIIPDISHPFFSEIAIHIETFAYKSGYKILLCNSQLDKKKEKDYLNMLKASQVDGIIMGSHTLDTEEYKSINMPLVTLDRQLSESIPYVSSDHYKGGQLATKLLIRKGCKKIAHISGNLKLHLLAKARYDGFIDTVKKHSINHVVVQTDLNGFKYDEYKKIVTELFLKHPDLDGVFASSDLIAAQVLKECKRLGKRVPEDVKVVGFDGIRVGEFMMPGLSTIQQPIKDIAKTAVKLLIDWINGTEVPRENILPVKLIEKETT, via the coding sequence ATGGCGACGATCAAAGATGTTGCAGAGAGAGTCGGTGTCTCAGTAACGACGGTTTCCCGCGTGTTGAATAACCGGGGATATCTGAGCGAGGATTTGAAACGCAGGGTCTATCAAGCGATGGAAGAACTCAACTATCAGCCCAATGAACTTGCTCGTTCCCTGTTCCGTAAGAAGTCTAATATTATCGGACTGATCATACCTGATATATCGCACCCCTTCTTCAGTGAAATCGCCATTCATATAGAGACATTCGCATACAAGAGTGGCTATAAGATTCTGCTTTGTAATTCTCAATTGGATAAGAAGAAGGAAAAAGATTACCTCAACATGCTTAAAGCAAGTCAAGTCGATGGCATCATCATGGGAAGCCACACCTTGGATACCGAGGAGTATAAGTCGATCAATATGCCCCTTGTTACCTTAGACCGTCAGTTATCGGAATCGATCCCTTATGTTTCGTCCGATCACTACAAGGGCGGGCAATTAGCTACCAAACTATTAATTCGCAAGGGCTGCAAGAAGATCGCCCATATCAGCGGGAACTTGAAACTGCATCTGTTGGCTAAGGCAAGATATGATGGATTCATTGATACCGTTAAGAAACACAGCATCAACCACGTCGTGGTTCAGACGGATTTGAACGGATTCAAATATGACGAGTACAAGAAAATCGTAACGGAATTGTTCCTGAAGCATCCCGATCTCGATGGTGTATTTGCCAGCAGTGATCTCATCGCTGCACAAGTATTGAAGGAATGCAAACGGCTTGGCAAGCGAGTGCCGGAGGACGTCAAAGTCGTCGGTTTTGACGGAATAAGAGTGGGTGAGTTTATGATGCCCGGTTTGTCCACTATTCAGCAGCCCATCAAAGACATCGCTAAGACCGCGGTCAAACTGCTGATTGATTGGATCAACGGCACAGAAGTACCGCGTGAGAATATACTGCCCGTCAAATTGATAGAAAAAGAAACAACATAA
- a CDS encoding alpha/beta hydrolase: MAYAQVNFYSKTLNRNTTFQAILPFDNPKGPVHESYQRPTCSLYLLSGFTGDDMDWLHYSGIRLLAERYNIAVFMPASSNSFYLDDEEKGELFGEFVGKELVEYTRRLFPISDQREHTWIGGLSMGGFGALRNGLKYGDTFSRIIALSSAIITYRIHGKTEGSVDGHPIHYFKRVFGNLQNVLGSDKDPEFLIAQRKSSGSLLPDIYMACGTEDFLLDVNRRFRDFLVKEDYPHTYVEGPGDHDWEYWNRAIHEALLWARG; the protein is encoded by the coding sequence ATGGCATATGCCCAGGTGAACTTCTATTCGAAAACCCTGAATCGGAACACGACGTTTCAGGCGATTCTCCCTTTTGACAATCCGAAGGGACCGGTTCACGAGTCCTATCAGCGTCCAACTTGTTCGTTGTACCTGCTTTCGGGATTCACGGGTGATGACATGGACTGGCTGCATTATTCTGGTATTCGATTGTTAGCGGAGAGATACAACATCGCCGTCTTCATGCCGGCTTCATCCAACTCTTTCTATCTGGATGATGAAGAGAAAGGTGAGCTTTTTGGCGAATTCGTCGGCAAGGAATTGGTCGAATACACCCGGCGGTTGTTTCCAATCTCCGATCAACGTGAGCATACCTGGATCGGCGGCTTGTCGATGGGAGGATTTGGGGCTCTTCGCAATGGCTTGAAGTACGGGGATACGTTCTCGCGAATCATAGCTCTATCCTCGGCGATTATCACCTACAGAATCCATGGGAAGACCGAGGGAAGCGTGGATGGTCATCCGATTCATTATTTCAAGCGGGTGTTCGGTAATCTTCAGAACGTACTGGGCAGTGACAAAGACCCGGAGTTCCTGATCGCGCAGCGCAAATCATCAGGCAGTCTATTGCCGGACATCTATATGGCCTGCGGCACGGAAGATTTCCTGCTGGATGTGAATCGCCGTTTTCGTGATTTTCTCGTCAAAGAAGATTACCCGCATACTTATGTTGAGGGTCCGGGAGATCACGATTGGGAGTACTGGAACCGGGCGATCCACGAAGCTTTGCTTTGGGCCAGGGGTTAA